The Caldalkalibacillus thermarum genome includes the window GTGAAAACGGCATCAGCTTCAACCTGGCTGACCAGAAATTCTCCCCCTGTACGTTGACCCGTTGTTTCCATCGCACCCATCACTCCTCCACCCAAAATCTTGGCTCTTCTGCACCTTAAATGTGCTGACTTTCGTTTGTTGGCTTACCTTCGTTCCTTTACCGGCTCAAAACACCCCCTGATGGCACCCTGTTCCGTTAAATAAGGAACCACTTGGGCGGCATCCCGCTTTAAGGCGTAAAGGACCTCATGGCCAAACCCCTGGCGCATCAGCATCTGTCCCACGCGGGAGCATTTTAAAACAGATTCCCCTTGCCCCTTCCGGCTCTGGTAAAACAAGAGGGCAGCCTGGGCCGCATCGGTTAACTCCCACGGTTGATGCTGATGCCGGACCAAGCAATGTGACAAATATCCGGCACCATAGAAATCTTCCAGATTAAAAGCACCACCTGAACCGGAACAGACAATCAAGATGGTTTTGTCATGATGGTCACTCACAATTTTTTGAGCCACACGCTCTCCATTTAAAAGTGCACCAATATACACCTTTTCAGCACCAGCTGATTTGCGGATGGCAACGGTGCCGTTGGTGGTGGACAAGATGACCGTTTTGCCTTTTACCTTTTCTTTTAAAAAAGTGGGGCCAGGATCCAAAAAGCCGTCAATGGTTTTTCCTTGGTACTCACCAGCCAAAAGAGGCTCCCCGGCGGAATACCTTTTGGCTCTCTGCCTTGCTTCTTTCTCATCCAGGACCGGGATCACCTCTTTGGCCCCATGCTCCAACACGGTCACGATCGTGGTGGTGGCCAGGAGGATATCCAGCACAACAACCACTTTGTCCTGCAACTTTTCTTCAATCAGCTCTTCCTTGCGCATCAAGAGATGAATTTTACCCATCTGTTTACCTCAAATCCCCTCTCTCGGCATAGTGATGGGCAACCTCTACCAGCCCGCGCACAAAGCCACCCATGCGGGCAAAACGCTCATCCTGTGTTTGCCCTTTTTTCCACCGGTAATAAATCTGCTGGCAAATGACGGCCAACTTAAAATAGGCAAAAGTGAGATAATAGTGCATGTTGGTCACATCCCGCCCGCTTTTTTGGGCGTATGCTTCGATAAACTGCTCCCTGGTCATAAATCCCGGCAACACTGTGACAGGCGGTTTGCCAAAGCCATACCTTAACACATCAGGATCATCGTGCTCTACCCAGTAGCTCAAGGCACAGCCCAAGTCAGCCAAAGGATCCCCGATAGTGGACATCTCCCAGTCAAATATACCGACGATCTCTTTTAATTCCGGGTCAAACATCACATTATTCAACTTGTAATCGTAATGGATCACGCTGGGCGGGGGTGAGGGCGGGAGATGATTCACCAGCCAGGCGGTTAAGGCCTCCACCTGGGAGATCTCGTCTGTTTTGGCCCGCTCGTAGCGTCCGATCCAGCCTTTTACCTGCCGCTCCAAAAACCCTTCCGGCCGGCCGATATCCCCCAAACCGGCCGTCTGGTAATCAATGCTGTGCAAGCGGACAAGGGTGTCCACCATCAGTTCAGAAATCCGGGCACAAACTTGAGGCGTGCCAGGTCTGTCAGCGGGAAACCCAGTATCCAGCACAACCCCCTTGCGCCGTTCCATGATGAAGAACGGGGCCCCGATAATGCTTTCATCATCGGTAAAGACAAACGGTTGGGGCGCCAAAGAGAAGACGGGATGCAATTTCTTTAAAATGCGAAATTCCCGTTCCATGTCATGGGCTTTGGGGGCCACGGGCCCCAGTGGTGGACGGCGCAAAACGGCTTCCCAGGATCCGACCTTTAAGAGATAGGTCAGATTGGAATGACCCGCAGCAAACTGTTTGATCTCCAGCGGAGCATCTTCAAGATGAAAATGGTTGCGGAGAAAGGCCTCCAGCTTGGGGATATCCAGTTCTTCTCCCTTGCGTACGGGAATAACCTCCCCTTTGGTCATATCCATCCCTCCTTCCGTCAGCTTTTTTTACAAACTTATTTCTGTTTTCACATGGGCTTCCAGCATTTTGGCCAAATCAGCGGGAATTGGCTCGCTCTGTTGTTGTTCAAAGTTAAAGTAAATCAAGACGGATTCAGACCTGGCCACAACCTCACCTGACCGCGCATCCACGATGGTTTGGGCCAGGCGAAAACTTTTATTGCCAATCTTGCTGACCCAAGTGTGCACCTTTAAGCGTTGGTTAAAGTAGGCTTGTTGAACAAAATCGCAACTGACATGGCCCAGAATAAACGGCCATTCGTCAACCGCCATTTGGGTGTCCAACTGTTCAAAGAATTCAACCCTGGCTTGTTCCAGATAAATGAAAAAGCTGGTGTTGTTCACATGGCCCAATGCATCTGTTTCACAAAAGCGGACTTTCAGCTCTGTTTCGTGCATCCCTGTGACTCCTCCCCTGCTTCTGTTGAATGAGTCTTGCGCTAAACATGGTGTGAAATCTACCAACTGCTCATTCCTACCGTCCTTTGAAAACAGGCTTGCGCTTTTCGTAGAATGCGGCCACCCCTTCCCGGTGGTCTTCCGTGTTGGCCAGGATAGACTGCCCCTGGGCTTCCGCTTCTAACACGGTAGATAAATCAGATTCGAAGCTGGACAGCATTGTTTTCTTCATATAGCCAAAAGCTTTGGTCGGCATCGAGGCCAGTTGTGTGGCCAACTGAATCGTTTCTTCTTCCAGGCGGTCATCACCGACCACCCTGTTAACCAAGCCCATGGCATAAGCCTGTTTGGCATCAATCGTTTCACCAGAAGCAGCCAGCTCCAGGGCCCGCCCCAAACCGATCAAGCGGGGCAAAAAGTAGTGCGTTCCTACATCAGGCATCAGACCAATTTTAATAAAGGCTAAACAAAAGTTGGCTGATTCAGACGCAATGCGGAAATCGGCAGCCAAAGCCACACCCAGCCCGGCGCCGTGGGCTGGGCCATGTACGGCCGCCACAACCGGTTTTTCGATCTCTGTCATCAGCTTAATGGTCCGGTTATAGGTTTGACGGAGATAATCCCCCACATCGACCGTTTCATCCCTCTCCTGCATCGCTTTCAGGTCTGCTCCTGCACTGAATGCTCTCCCTTCCCCGCGCAGGACAATACAGCGGACCGCTTCGTCCTCTCTTGCTGTGCTGAGGGCATGATAAAATTCCTCATGCAGCTCCAAATTAAACGCATTTAACACCCTGGGCCGGTTAAACGTAATCGTTGCTATTTTATCCTGAACCTCAAAACGAATCGTCTCCATGGTTTCTCCTCCTCGATTTTTTACCTGGGCCTTTTAGCCAACATGGTCAGTGTCATATAGGTCAACACGATTAGACCATCAACACGGTTTGTACATAAGGACAATAAATTACCCTACATGGCGTGTGCCCCGCCGTCAACGACCAGCACATGACCGGTGACATAATCAGAAGCGCGGGAGGCCAGAAAAACCGCTGCTCCTTTCAAATCATACTCCGAACCGAAACGCTTCAATGGTGTATGACGCAGGATTTTATCCTTGTTCCGTTCAATGACGGGTCTCGCCATTTTGGTGGGGAAAAAGCCCGGGGCAATGGCATTGACATGAATGTTATATCTGGCTAACTTCACGGCCAAATCTTTGGTTAAGGTAATGACCGCCCCTTTACTGGCCTGATAGCCAATGGCATCAAGCACCTCCGGGTCACTGCCGCCCAGTCCGGCTACGGAGGCAATGTTAATGATCTTGCCTTCCTGCTGCTTGACCATTTCTTTAGCCACGGCCTGGGACATCAGAAAGGTGCCGGTGACATTGACCTGCATCACCTTTTCAAATTTATCCAGCGGCATCTCCAGAGCGGGTGCTCCCCAGGAAATTCCGCTGTTATTGATTAAAATATCAATGGATCCAAATTGATCCATGGTTGTTTTAACCACTTCCTGCACATCGTCAGGCTGAGTCACGTCACATTTTAAGGCCAGGCTTTGGACACCTTTAGTCTTGAGCTTTTCACTCACATCCCGGCAAGCTTCCAGTTTGCGGGAACACACCACCACATTGGCCCCGGCTTCAGCCAATGCCTCTGCCATCTGGGCCCCAAGTCCCCGCCCCCCTCCTGTGACGATAGCTGTTTTGCCTTTCAAACTGAACAATTCCTGAATATGCATCAGCATCCCCTCCTATGAATAAGCTCTCAATTCTAGTTTGGCAATGGCCTGACGGTGCACTTCATCGGGACCGTCAGCCAAACGCAACGTACGCTGGTTGGCCCAGTGGGCGGCCAACGGAAAATCTTCTGAAACCCCTGCCGCCCCAAAGGCTTGGATGGCCCGGTCCAATACCTTTAAAGCCACATTGGGAGCCACCACTTTAATCATGGATATTTCTTTGCGGGCCACCTTATTCCCCACGGTATCCATCATATAGGCCGCCTTCAATGTCAGCAGCCTGGCCTGTTCAATCTCGATGCGGGAGTCGGCGATCCACTC containing:
- a CDS encoding SDR family oxidoreductase — its product is MHIQELFSLKGKTAIVTGGGRGLGAQMAEALAEAGANVVVCSRKLEACRDVSEKLKTKGVQSLALKCDVTQPDDVQEVVKTTMDQFGSIDILINNSGISWGAPALEMPLDKFEKVMQVNVTGTFLMSQAVAKEMVKQQEGKIINIASVAGLGGSDPEVLDAIGYQASKGAVITLTKDLAVKLARYNIHVNAIAPGFFPTKMARPVIERNKDKILRHTPLKRFGSEYDLKGAAVFLASRASDYVTGHVLVVDGGAHAM
- a CDS encoding phosphotransferase family protein, yielding MTKGEVIPVRKGEELDIPKLEAFLRNHFHLEDAPLEIKQFAAGHSNLTYLLKVGSWEAVLRRPPLGPVAPKAHDMEREFRILKKLHPVFSLAPQPFVFTDDESIIGAPFFIMERRKGVVLDTGFPADRPGTPQVCARISELMVDTLVRLHSIDYQTAGLGDIGRPEGFLERQVKGWIGRYERAKTDEISQVEALTAWLVNHLPPSPPPSVIHYDYKLNNVMFDPELKEIVGIFDWEMSTIGDPLADLGCALSYWVEHDDPDVLRYGFGKPPVTVLPGFMTREQFIEAYAQKSGRDVTNMHYYLTFAYFKLAVICQQIYYRWKKGQTQDERFARMGGFVRGLVEVAHHYAERGDLR
- a CDS encoding acyl-CoA thioesterase, yielding MHETELKVRFCETDALGHVNNTSFFIYLEQARVEFFEQLDTQMAVDEWPFILGHVSCDFVQQAYFNQRLKVHTWVSKIGNKSFRLAQTIVDARSGEVVARSESVLIYFNFEQQQSEPIPADLAKMLEAHVKTEISL
- a CDS encoding enoyl-CoA hydratase/isomerase family protein; its protein translation is METIRFEVQDKIATITFNRPRVLNAFNLELHEEFYHALSTAREDEAVRCIVLRGEGRAFSAGADLKAMQERDETVDVGDYLRQTYNRTIKLMTEIEKPVVAAVHGPAHGAGLGVALAADFRIASESANFCLAFIKIGLMPDVGTHYFLPRLIGLGRALELAASGETIDAKQAYAMGLVNRVVGDDRLEEETIQLATQLASMPTKAFGYMKKTMLSSFESDLSTVLEAEAQGQSILANTEDHREGVAAFYEKRKPVFKGR
- a CDS encoding 2-phosphosulfolactate phosphatase, with protein sequence MGKIHLLMRKEELIEEKLQDKVVVVLDILLATTTIVTVLEHGAKEVIPVLDEKEARQRAKRYSAGEPLLAGEYQGKTIDGFLDPGPTFLKEKVKGKTVILSTTNGTVAIRKSAGAEKVYIGALLNGERVAQKIVSDHHDKTILIVCSGSGGAFNLEDFYGAGYLSHCLVRHQHQPWELTDAAQAALLFYQSRKGQGESVLKCSRVGQMLMRQGFGHEVLYALKRDAAQVVPYLTEQGAIRGCFEPVKERR